A genomic segment from Antedon mediterranea chromosome 6, ecAntMedi1.1, whole genome shotgun sequence encodes:
- the LOC140052413 gene encoding C1q-related factor-like, which translates to MYVFGVVSLLMLPLCRAIVISPPGLTAQRSSFSAKLRNDLSASSTENQVVVFDVLLNNVNDNYDVNTGRFNANINGTYVFYLSLMSKNDAANVAFGCLTKNGVEQSCVWSNGNGGHEMSSNTVILDLNSGDYVNVILKAGSNYELHATNGAGYCSFSGFLLYPSQSSMKQLANVLTTLTN; encoded by the coding sequence ATGTATGTTTTTGGTGTTGTCTCACTTTTAATGCTGCCATTGTGTAGAGCTATTGTAATCTCTCCACCTGGATTAACTGCTCAGAGATCCTCATTCTCGGCAAAGCTTAGAAACGACCTCAGCGCATCATCAACAGAGAATCAAGTTGTAGTGTTTGATGTCCTCCTGAACAACGTAAATGACAACTATGACGTTAATACTGGTCGATTTAACGCCAATATCAACGGAACTTACGTATTCTACCTGTCTTTGATGAGTAAGAATGACGCTGCAAACGTCGCATTTGGCTGTCTGACGAAGAATGGTGTTGAGCAATCTTGTGTTTGGTCCAATGGAAATGGCGGCCATGAGATGTCAAGCAACACAGTCATACTTGATCTCAACAGCGGCGATTACGTTAACGTTATTCTAAAAGCTGGAAGCAACTACGAACTCCATGCCACCAATGGCGCCGGTTATTGCTCATTTTCTGGATTCTTGCTGTACCCAAGCCAGAGTTCTATGAAACAACTTGCAAACGTACTCACAACTCTAACTAATTAA
- the LOC140052415 gene encoding sperm motility kinase X-like, whose protein sequence is MLPPMRLLDSTCVSHLCNPVRLGQGSYGRVDLMSSNLFPGNQLLVAVKTAFLDSYNNPDEAWYQMVMEARVMKFLYDLPSVPQVFGVFRQGQVCCMVQEFIGNIRNMSSTTFLQVLQTGQPSLSALECMSMAIEVVTALNTIHQRGLLHNDVALRNILIHHDGTTYKAKITDFGMACRLQYPREHKKLTFSSMDEGLKFRQDYPDLAPEKYLNGACDSVKGDVYSVGHALKIIALAIGSREMIDLGQACTAFNADDRLSLGLVINILNTIQENEKIIPTCRGINQRLI, encoded by the coding sequence ATGCTGCCGCCTATGAGGTTATTGGATAGCACATGCGTCTCTCACCTTTGTAATCCCGTACGTCTTGGGCAGGGAAGTTATGGACGTGTTGACTTGATGTCATCAAATCTTTTTCCAGGTAATCAACTCCTTGTCGCAGTCAAAACGGCCTTTTTGGATAGTTATAACAATCCTGATGAAGCATGGTACCAGATGGTTATGGAAGCGCGTGTTATGAAGTTTTTATACGATCTACCTTCTGTTCCTCAAGTCTTTGGCGTTTTTCGCCAAGGTCAAGTATGCTGTATGGTACAGGAGTTTATTGGCAACATTCGAAACATGTCCAGTACAACATTTCTGCAGGTATTGCAAACAGGACAACCTTCATTAAGTGCGCTTGAATGTATGTCTATGGCAATAGAAGTGGTCACTGCCCTCAATACCATCCATCAAAGAGGACTGCTTCACAATGACGTAGCGCTTAGAAATATCTTAATCCACCACGATGGGACCACATATAAAGCGAAGATTACAGATTTCGGTATGGCATGCAGACTGCAATACCCAAGAGAACATAAGAAGTTAACCTTTTCATCGATGGACGAGGGCCTGAAGTTCCGACAAGATTATCCAGACTTAGCACCAGAAAAATATCTTAATGGTGCTTGCGATTCAGTTAAGGGTGACGTGTATTCCGTCGGTCATGCTTTGAAAATCATAGCACTAGCAATTGGAAGTAGGGAGATGATTGACCTTGGACAGGCTTGTACGGCATTCAATGCGGATGATCGGCTATCTCTAGGTCTTGTAATTAACATCTTGAATACCATCCAAGAAAATGAAAAGATAATTCCAACATGCCGGGGTATTAACCAGCGTTtgatttaa